The nucleotide window AGGTCCTCCGTAGCGTGCTCGACCACCGTGCCATCCAACTCGCCTTCCAACCCGTCGTCCAACTCCACGACGGCCTGGTCCGCGGCTACGAAGCCCTCGCCCGCTTCGACCACCAACACTTCACCAGCCCCGTACACGCCTTCGCCGCCGCCAACGCCGCCGGCCTCGGCGTCGACCTCGAACTCCTCGCCGCCCAAACCGCCTTCCAACGCCTCGACGACATGCCACCCGGCGCCTGGCTCAGCATCAACCTCTCCGTCGAAGCCATCACCACCCCCGCCGTCACCACCCTGCTCCTCGAACACGCACACCGCGGCATCACCATCGAACTCACCGAACACACCCAAGTCACCGACTACCACGCCCTCAACCAGATCACCGACACACTCCGCACCGCCGGCATCCTCATCGCCGTCGACGACGCCGGCGCCGGCTACGCCAGCCTCAGCCACGTACTGCAACTCCGCCCCGACATCATCAAACTCGACATCACCCTCGTCCGAGACATCGACACCGACCCCATCCGCACCGCCCTCGCCCGCGCCCTGGCCACCTTCGCCCGCGAAACCGGCGCCATGCTCATCGCCGAAGGCATCGAAACCCACGCCGAACACGAAAAACTCCGCTCCCTCGGCATCGAACTCGGCCAGGGCTACTACATGGCCCGCCCCGGACCACTACCCAGCCGCCACATCGAACCCCTGCTGTAACGCGGTCACCGCGTCGTCAGCGCTGCCCGCGGGCGGTTTCGGGGGCGGGGGCGGTCAGCAGGCGATGGATCCGGTCGAGCAGTTCGTCGGCGCTGAAGGGCTTCTCGATCAGCTCGATCTCCTGATCGATGAACTGCTGGGCACCCAGCAGGCGCTCGGTGTACCCGGACATGAAGAGCACGGGCAGCCCCGGCTGGCTCTGCTGGGCGAGCCGGGCCACCGTCGGGCCGGGCATGTTGGGCATGATGACGTCGGTGAGCAGGAGATCGAAGCGCTTGTGCTCGAACTGCTCCAGCGCGCTCGGCCCGTCGCCGGCCGCGGTGACGGCGTAGCCGTGCTCCTTGAGGATGCGCACCACGAGGTCCCGTACGCCCTCCTCGTCCTCGACGACGAGCACGTGCTGGCCGTGCGCGACGGGCGGGCGCACCGGTGCCGCGCCGCGGTCCTGCTCCGCGTGCTCGGCCGCCACCGGCAGCAGCAGCCGGAACGTGGTGCCCACGCCGACCTCGGATTCGACGCCGATGCCACCGCCGGCCTCGGACACGATGCCGTAGACGGTGGCCAGGCCGAGACCCGTGCCGCGGTCCTTGGCCTTCGTGGTGAAGAACGGCTCGAAGATGTGGGCGGCCACCTCCGGCGCCATGCCCGTGCCGGTGTCGCTGACCACGAGCTCGACGTAGGACCCGGGTCGTACCTCGGGGTGAACGCCGATCGGCTCCTCGCCGATCTCGGTGGTGCCGGCCTCCACCGAGATGGTGCCGCCCTGCGGCATGGCGTCCCGCGCGTTGATGATGAGGTTCATGAGGACCTGGTCCAGCCGGGTCCGGTCGGCGTGCACCAGGAGGGGCAGTTGTGCGCGGCGCACGGCCAGCTCGATGTGCTCGCCGAGCATCGGGGCGAGCAGGTCGCGGGAGTCGGCGAGGATCAGGTTCAGGTCTATCGCCTCGGCGTTGCCCGGCTCGGACCGGGCGAAGATCAGCAGCTGGCGGCAGAGAGTCCGGGCGCGGTCGGCGGCGCCGCGGACCCGGGCGAGGTCGTCCTGCGCGGTGCCGACCCCGGCGCCCTGCTCGATGGCGAAGTCGGTGTAGTTGAGGATGATCGAGAGCAGGTTGTTGAAGTCGTGCGCCACGCCGCCGGCGAGCCGGCCCAGGCTCTCCAGGCGTTCGGCCTGTGCCGACCGGTCGCTCAGCAGGCGCTCTCGGGCCTCCATGGATCGCTTCGCCGTGAGATCCCGGTGGGTCGAGCAGACCTCGAAGAGGTCACCGTTGCGGTCGAGCAGGCCCGCGACGCTTACCGACACGGTCAGCTTGTGTCCGTCCTTGTGAACCCGCCCGGTCTCCAACTCGTCGAGCCGATGTCTGCGCGCCAACCCGGCGATCAGCGTGATCTCATCCCGCGAGGCGCCGAGCATCATGATGCTCTTCCCGATCGCCTCCTGCGCCGTGTATCCGTACATCTGCTCCGCGGCCGGATTCCATCCGGTGATGTAGCCGCGCAACGAGGAGGTGATGATCGCGGCCCGGGACCCCCGGACGATCTCCAGCAGCCTCGCCCGGCTCTTGGCCGCCTGCTCCTCCGCGACCTGCCGGTTGTACGCCAGGGCGACGCACAGCCCTGAGATGCAGAGGATCAGTAGCAGGAGCCTCGACTCGACAGTCGCGGTCCACAGGCCCTTGGCCGTGGCGATCCACGTGGTCAGCACCAGCGCGTAGGCGCCGACGGCGGCGACGGCGCGGGGCTTGGCGCTGCCGACGGCAAGGCACGGTCCGATCACCATCATGCCGATGGCCAGCGTCTTCGCCGGCATCGTCACGGCGACGACGCCCGCCACGGTCACGGCCAGCACGGACACGGCCAGCAGCGTTCCCGATGTCGTCCGCACGCGGTAGGCGATGTCCGCCCGCACGGCTCGCACGCGGCGCCGAAGCGCTGAGATGTGGAACATGACCGGACCCCCACGCAGGCGGACTCTCGACCGTTCCGCACGGCCAGGTGCGCTTTGCGTACTTTAGGAAGTATGCGGTGATCACTCATACCGTACCTGCGTGGTGGCGACGGCGGATGCCCTTCGGCGCCGGAACCGCGGCCGCGGCCCGGGCGTCGGACGGGGGTGCGCACCCTGACTCTCGCCGGCGAGGCCCTGGCCGTCCTCGTCGTGCTCACCGGTTCGATCCACGCGCCGTACGCCCGGGTGCCCGACCCGCCGACGGATCCCGGCGCAGCCGTGTTGCAGGTGAAGGAGTGGCGCAGCCTGGTGGGCCCCTCCGAACAGGCCGAGATTCCCGAGGTCACCATCCTGGGCGGCGGCCGGGTGATCGTCCCGGCAGGCCAGGACGGTGCGCTTCAACGGGCCACCGAGCACACCCTCACGCCGGACGAATACCGGTACGTCTACCGGCTGGCACACCAGGCTGGGCTGGCCCGCAACCGGCAC belongs to Amorphoplanes digitatis and includes:
- a CDS encoding EAL domain-containing protein → MNTEPLTSATEQVLRSVLDHRAIQLAFQPVVQLHDGLVRGYEALARFDHQHFTSPVHAFAAANAAGLGVDLELLAAQTAFQRLDDMPPGAWLSINLSVEAITTPAVTTLLLEHAHRGITIELTEHTQVTDYHALNQITDTLRTAGILIAVDDAGAGYASLSHVLQLRPDIIKLDITLVRDIDTDPIRTALARALATFARETGAMLIAEGIETHAEHEKLRSLGIELGQGYYMARPGPLPSRHIEPLL
- a CDS encoding ATP-binding protein; translated protein: MRTTSGTLLAVSVLAVTVAGVVAVTMPAKTLAIGMMVIGPCLAVGSAKPRAVAAVGAYALVLTTWIATAKGLWTATVESRLLLLILCISGLCVALAYNRQVAEEQAAKSRARLLEIVRGSRAAIITSSLRGYITGWNPAAEQMYGYTAQEAIGKSIMMLGASRDEITLIAGLARRHRLDELETGRVHKDGHKLTVSVSVAGLLDRNGDLFEVCSTHRDLTAKRSMEARERLLSDRSAQAERLESLGRLAGGVAHDFNNLLSIILNYTDFAIEQGAGVGTAQDDLARVRGAADRARTLCRQLLIFARSEPGNAEAIDLNLILADSRDLLAPMLGEHIELAVRRAQLPLLVHADRTRLDQVLMNLIINARDAMPQGGTISVEAGTTEIGEEPIGVHPEVRPGSYVELVVSDTGTGMAPEVAAHIFEPFFTTKAKDRGTGLGLATVYGIVSEAGGGIGVESEVGVGTTFRLLLPVAAEHAEQDRGAAPVRPPVAHGQHVLVVEDEEGVRDLVVRILKEHGYAVTAAGDGPSALEQFEHKRFDLLLTDVIMPNMPGPTVARLAQQSQPGLPVLFMSGYTERLLGAQQFIDQEIELIEKPFSADELLDRIHRLLTAPAPETARGQR